In Burkholderia lata, the DNA window CGCGCGTGCTGGCGGCGATCGACGAAGCGCACGAGCGCGAGATGACCGTCGTCGCGCTGACGGGCGGCGACGGCCATGCGGTCGCGGCTGCGCTGTCCGATACCGATATTCCGATCAGCGTGCCCGCCGTTCGCGCGGCGCGCATCCACGAAGTCCATCTGCTGACCATCCACTGCCTGTGCGACGGCATCGACGCGATGCTGCTGGGTGAGGATTGAACGAAGGAGAGCCGTCGATGAATCAAAGCCGCGTCAAACAGACGCTCGTCAGAACCACGCTGCTCGCTGCGCTGACGGCGGGCCTCGCCGTGTCGCTGCAAGGTTGTGTGCTCGGGGTCGTGGGCGCAGCGGCCGGCGGCGGTGCGCTGATCGCGACCGATCGCCGTACGCTCGGCGCACAGACGGAGGATCGCGAGATCCAGGTCAAGTCGCTCACGCAGATCAACAACGGGCTGCCCGACCAGTCGCACGTCAACGTGACGGTGTTCAACCGCCGCGTGCTGCTGACGGGTGAAGTGCCGAACGATGCATCGAAGCAGCGCGCCGAGGAAATCGTACGCGGCATCAACAACGTGAACGGCATCGTCAACGAACTGTCGGTCGAGCCGGCGTCGTCGCTGTCGTCGCGCGCGAACGACTCGTACCTCGAAGGGCGCGTGAAGTCCGAGCTGATCGCGACGAAGGGCATCTCGTCGAACTACTACAAGGTCGTCAGCGAACGCGGCAACCTTTACCTGATGGGGCTCGTGACGGTCGACGAGGGCAATCGCGGCGCGGAAGCCGCCAGCCAGGTGCCGGGCGTCGAGAAGGTCGTGAAGGTGTTCCAGTACGTGAAGCCGCAGGATGCGCAGGCGCTGCAGGACGCATCGCCCGCGAACGGCGCGTCCGGTGCGCAGGCCGCCGCGCCGGCGGATACCGCGACGGTGGGCGCCGTGCCCGACGCGTCGGTGCAGTCCACGCCGCTGCAGCCGCCCGCACCGATCTCGAATTCGTCGAACGTACACCCGGGCAACCCGAAGGCCCCGTCGCAATGAAGAACAGGCAGATGAAGCAGATGAAACAGTGGATGGTGCAGGGCGCCGCGGCTGCGGCGCTCGTGGTCGGCACGCTGGGCGTCGCGCACGCGGATGTCGGCGATGGCCTGAAGGTTGCGCGCGGCAACGCGTGCATGGGCTGCCATGCGGTCGACCGCAAGCTCGTCGGCCCGTCGTTCAAGGATATCGCCGCCCGTTACAAGGCTGATCCGCAGGCCGTGGCCAAGCTGTCGAAGAAGGTGAAGGAGGGCGGCTCCGGCGTCTGGGGCGCCATTCCGATGCCCGCGCACCCGCGCATGAGCGACGCCGACGTGCGTTCGGTGGTCGAATGGGTGCTGGCTGGCGCGCCGTCAAAGTAAGGTTTCAGGGGTGATTCAACCCCTATTGCCAAGCGCAGAAACGCGTGTGTATGATGGTTGTCTGTTGGGGCGGTAGCTCAGCTGGGAGAGCGTCGCGTTCGCAATGCGAAGGTCGGGAGTTCGATCCTCCTCCGCTCCACCAACGAAATTCGAAGGGCTCGATCGCGAGATCGGGCCCTTTTGTTTTTGTGGGTTCACAACGGCAGGCCGTGCCCGCGCGCCGCGTTTGACGCAGCGGGATAGCTGGTGGCTGGTCAGGTCAGTAGTTCGTGCGCGAGCTTGAACGTCGGCACCGACAGCGCGGCAAACGCCACCGTGATGACCACGAGAATCGCCGTTCTTTTCCGCAGCAGCACGGCGATGACGATCGACAGCACGGAGAACGCGCAGGTCAGCAGGATGATCCACCAGAGCGCCGCGTAGCCGGCACCGCCTTCGAAGTTCGACACGTTCCGCGTGATCAGGGTCGCGACATAACCGGCGACGCTCATGCTCGCGGGCAGGCTCAGCACCGAATACAGGATGAGGACGATGATCTGTCGCGGTGTCGAATCGGGAGACGTCATGGCGAGCGCTATTCTTTCGGATGGACGGGCCGCCGAACCGTTCGCCTTGCAGGCCGATTCAGGCAGCCGGCAGGATGCGGGCGTTTTCCGCGTTTGGCAACCACCCGCCGCTACCCGCCGCGACCCTCACCCTCGCCCGAAACTCGGCCGCTTAGGATCGTAAGTCCACCCCGGCACGAGATAGCGCATCGCGACCGCGTCGTCGCGCGCCGTACCGCCGACCTCCTTGTACAACGCATGCGCGGCCTCGACCTGCGCCATGTCGAGCTCGATCCCGAGCCCCGGCCGCTCCGGCACGGCCACCTGGCCGCCGACGATCTTCAGCGGCTCGCGCGTGAGCCGCGCATCGCCTTCCTGCCAGATCCAGTGCGTGTCGATCGCGGTGATCGTGCCGGGTGCGGCTGCCGCCGCGTGCGTGAACATCGCGAGCGACACGTCGAAGTGGTTGTTCGAGTGCGAACCCCACGTGAGCCCCCAGTCGCGGCACAGCTGCGCGAGCCGCACCGACCCCTGCATCGTCCAGAAATGCGGGTCGGCGAGCGGGATGTCGACCGCCTGCAGCCGCACCGCGTGGTCCATCTGCCGCCAGTCGGTCGCGATCATGTTGGTCGCGGTCGGGATTCCCGTCGCGCGGCGGAATTCGGCCATCACCTCGCGGCCCGAATAGCCACCTTCCGGCCCGCACGGATCCTCCGCATACGCGAGCAGGTGGCCTTGTCCGCGGCACAGCGCGACGGCTTCGTCGAGCGACCATGCGCCGTTCGGGTCGAGCGTCGCGCGTGCGTCGGGGAAGCACGCCTTGATCGCGGCGATCGCTTCCATCTCGTCGGCACCGGCCATCACGCCGCCCTTCAGCTTGAAATCGGCGAAGCCGTAGCGATCGACCGCGGCCTCGGCCTGCCGAGCGATCGCGGCCGGCGTGAGCGCTTCCTCGTTACGCAGCCGGAACCACGGGGTGCGTGCCTGCGCCTCGTCGCGATACGGCAGGTCGGTGCGGCCGCGATCGCCGATATAGAACAGATAAGCGAGCATCGGCACCGCGTCGCGCTGCTGCCCTTCGCCGAGCAGCGCCGCGACCGGCACGTCGAGATGCTGGCCGAGCAGGTCGAGCAGCGCCGCCTCGATCGCGGTGATCACGTTGTCGAGCCGCAGGTTGATCTCGTGCGGCTGGCGCAGCACCGCTGCTTCGCCGGCCGACGTCACCTCGTGGCGGATCGTGCGGCCCGCACCCGGACCCGCGCCGGACAGCGCCGCGCGCACTGCGTTGAGCGTCGCCTGGTAGCGCCCGATCGACTGGCCGACCACGAGATCCGTCATGCGCTCGAGCGCGTGGCGGATGCCTTCGCCGCCCGGCACTTCGCCGACGCCCGTGTGTCCGCTGCTGTCGTCGAGGATCACGAGGTTGCGCGTGAAGTACGGTGCGTGCGCGCCGCACAGGTTGAGCAGCATGCTGTCGCGGCCGGCGACGGGAATCACCTGCATGCGCGTGACGCGCGGGGTGCCGTCACGGCGGGATTCGGACATCGGTTCGCTCCTGGTTCCGGTGATGCACGGGCCGCCGGCTGCGCCGGTGCGGCCCGCGCCGTTCATTGAAGCTCGACGCGGCGGATCTCGCCGACGACGAACAGGTAGCAGATCACGGCGACGAGCGCGTGCGCGACCACATAGACCAGCGCGCCGTTGAACGAGCCGCTGCGGTCGACGATGTAGCCGATCGCGATCGGCGTCGTGATGCTGGAGAGGTTGCCGCACGTGTTGAGCAGCGCGCCGCTCAGGCCCGCGATCTGGCGCGGCGCGGTGTCGGCGTTGAC includes these proteins:
- a CDS encoding BON domain-containing protein, with protein sequence MNQSRVKQTLVRTTLLAALTAGLAVSLQGCVLGVVGAAAGGGALIATDRRTLGAQTEDREIQVKSLTQINNGLPDQSHVNVTVFNRRVLLTGEVPNDASKQRAEEIVRGINNVNGIVNELSVEPASSLSSRANDSYLEGRVKSELIATKGISSNYYKVVSERGNLYLMGLVTVDEGNRGAEAASQVPGVEKVVKVFQYVKPQDAQALQDASPANGASGAQAAAPADTATVGAVPDASVQSTPLQPPAPISNSSNVHPGNPKAPSQ
- a CDS encoding c-type cytochrome encodes the protein MKQMKQWMVQGAAAAALVVGTLGVAHADVGDGLKVARGNACMGCHAVDRKLVGPSFKDIAARYKADPQAVAKLSKKVKEGGSGVWGAIPMPAHPRMSDADVRSVVEWVLAGAPSK
- a CDS encoding enolase C-terminal domain-like protein, giving the protein MSESRRDGTPRVTRMQVIPVAGRDSMLLNLCGAHAPYFTRNLVILDDSSGHTGVGEVPGGEGIRHALERMTDLVVGQSIGRYQATLNAVRAALSGAGPGAGRTIRHEVTSAGEAAVLRQPHEINLRLDNVITAIEAALLDLLGQHLDVPVAALLGEGQQRDAVPMLAYLFYIGDRGRTDLPYRDEAQARTPWFRLRNEEALTPAAIARQAEAAVDRYGFADFKLKGGVMAGADEMEAIAAIKACFPDARATLDPNGAWSLDEAVALCRGQGHLLAYAEDPCGPEGGYSGREVMAEFRRATGIPTATNMIATDWRQMDHAVRLQAVDIPLADPHFWTMQGSVRLAQLCRDWGLTWGSHSNNHFDVSLAMFTHAAAAAPGTITAIDTHWIWQEGDARLTREPLKIVGGQVAVPERPGLGIELDMAQVEAAHALYKEVGGTARDDAVAMRYLVPGWTYDPKRPSFGRG